One Aegilops tauschii subsp. strangulata cultivar AL8/78 chromosome 7, Aet v6.0, whole genome shotgun sequence genomic window carries:
- the LOC109752606 gene encoding uncharacterized protein produces MQTSTYHIHLSIHFTSLQHTPTMAGTKLVALGFVALLVVGLSNAARVARLSSAEGQGQGGGVGGGTGTGAGAGSGGGDGSAGSSVSTSGSSDHARASSGGGGSGGGGGGSGGSGYGSGSGSGSSSSTSRGAGRAWIGGGRTDAGGAGGGGGAGRGDGDQGSSGHGDGSGFGSGSSKVDSEGYYGATGYANGGGNGDGGGHGEGGGYGNGGGNGSGYGNGEFP; encoded by the coding sequence ATGCAAACTTCCACGTACCATATTCATCTCAGCATCCACTTTACAAGTTTACAACACACACCAACAATGGCTGGTACCAAACTTGTAGCACTTGGTTTCGTTGCCCTGCTAGTAGTTGGACTATCCAATGCTGCACGGGTAGCTAGATTGTCTAGCGCAGAGGGGCAAGGTCAGGGAGGGGGAGTGGGAGGTGGAACCGGAACCGGTGCCGGGGCAGGGTCTGGGGGTGGCGATGGGTCGGCTGGCAGTAGCGTTAGTACGTCTGGGTCGTCGGATCATGCCCGGGCTAGTTCCGGTGGTGGCGGtagtggtggcggtggtggcggtagTGGTGGCAGTGGGTATGGCTCTGGGTCAGGGTCAGGATCTAGCTCAAGTACTAGCCGTGGTGCCGGAAGAGCATGGATTGGCGGTGGGCGCACTGACGCCGGAGGTGCCGGCGGTGGTGGGGGCGCCGGAAGAGGAGACGGTGACCAAGGTTCTAGTGGCCATGGCGATGGCTCTGGCTTTGGGAGCGGCTCCAGCAAGGTGGACAGTGAAGGCTATTATGGGGCAACTGGCTATGCTAACGGTGGCGGCAATGGTGATGGTGGAGGTCATGGCGAAGGTGGTGGATACGGTAATGGTGGAGGGA